The following nucleotide sequence is from Coffea eugenioides isolate CCC68of chromosome 3, Ceug_1.0, whole genome shotgun sequence.
cttgtaatttgtcaaacaattcatcgatgtggggcaataggtacttattcttaatagtaacatcattcaagtctcggtagtctatacacaaccttaaactcccatctttcttcttaacgAATAAGACTAGagctccccacggtgaatcactctCTTTTATAAAGCTCCGTTCCAACAAGTCCTGTAATTGTaatttcaattccttcaattcagctggagccatccgatatggtgtcttagagataggtgctactcccaAAATCAGatcaatcttaaaagctatGTCCCTTTCCGGGGAtaaagactctaactcttcaggaAAAATATCCGGATAATCCTTTACCACAGGCGTATCCTCCAAtctcactttatcactaggagtgttattagaaaagccaaatatccctgaactcctttacttaacattttcctagctcggattcctgagataagtgcatatgaggctaatctaccccttacatccaatttcaagGTTGCCTCTCCCGGAATGCACAATTCTACTATTTTTGTCTTACAGTTCAATTGGGCATTGTAAcaggctaaccagtccatttctaggatcacatcataccccttaattgctaaacctatcaaatcggccaaTAATTTCTGTTCTCTAATCCAGATTTCACAATCTCTATACACCAAGTTAGCGATTAGACTTTGGTCCCCAGTAGGCattttaacctccaagtcataaggtaacttaattggtttcaaaTCTATTCTgctcatgaaattagggtttacaaaagaatgtgtcgcatccggatcaattaaaatcttagctaaaCGATGGaagacaggaatcgtaccttcaaccacctcagtcgcATCAGGTATCTGTTGAtgatccagtgcataaaccctagctggtaCCTTAGGTCGGCTCCCTCCAGCACTGGTTTGCTTAGAAGTTGACTTTTCTGACCTCTGAGGGTTACCTCCTAATTTTGGTGCCTTTGGACAACCTGCGAGTTGGTGTTCGACACTCCCACAAACCAgacattttcttgacttcctccAGCAGTCATTCTCAGAATGGTTGGGTttaccacagtacccacaagtaacttgaggaGTCACGGCTGAACCACTAGAAGACACTCCCTTAGCTTGAATCGAACCACTACGACCTCCTTTGGATAAAGATACCCTAGCTCCAATAGTCCTTAttcctcccattcctcttccATTTTTGGAAGGCTGAGTATTCTTACTAGTCTGTCCAGAAGTACGACTAGAAAAGTTCCTCTTCCAATTGTGAAAGTCCCTTACTTGCATTCTTGCACTCTCAACCCTTTGAGCTTTCTCGAGGGTCTCAgtaaaagtagagatttgggctgcggcTATGCCCTCCTGGATTTTCACATTAAATCCCTGTACAAACCGTCTTATCCGTTTTCGCTCATTAATTACCAACTTAGAGGCATACTTGGAAAACTTAGTGAACTTCCCTTCATATTTCGCTACACTAAGGGTCCTTTGTTTTAACTTGATGAATtcatcctcccttttctcttggattaagggcggaagaaatttctcattaaattccctcgtgaaattctcccaagtccaaggggtttgagctGTCTCCCACTTTCCCTTTATCAGATCCTACCACGCACGtgccactccctcaaattggaatgcagtaaaattcactcgcctatcatTGGTATAGTCTAATGTGGCAAATATATTGATCATtctctccaaccaattctcTGCTATCTCAGGATCGGTTTCACCAATAAACTTAGGCGGATTAAACTTCAAAAACCTttctaaggctctatcctctcctctatcctgtcccccaggttggttaagtgGTCCAGGACCATGTCTTTCCGCTaaacgttctaggatatcagtcattcaattaatggcagtagccacttgattttCCTCTACATTTTTCTatccctgggtcggtccagttgccgatccctgttcatccccatgaggttgggcctgtctagtccctcgcccacggcctcAACTACTCCTTAGTCCTTCTATTATCCTaggcgtgcctagtgcaagaaacaaatcaattatgcaagaaaaagtaaaaacaaGAACCAATCACGAAAACATcggaaataacaataatttacattcactaacacttcaagttcatacaattagcaagtcatgggaaagatcacaaaaatatagcacgcAAGTGCTacaagagtacttttagtcactgaagactaaagtaaaagcaagtgccACAAAAGTCGgtcacacagtcatgcaaaatacaatgacCTCAGCATTTAGCATCACCCCTGCTAATCCTAGCTACACCAATCAATCAAAAGAGTCAATCACTAGAGACCTAGTCCATAGTAGGACTACCAAGCGaaatctcctcctcaggatcctcctcctgaTCAGGGCTCTGGACTACATCCATCACCTCATCTACCAGTCTAGTAGCATCAGCCAAGATCCCGGAAACCCGATCACGAACCTCCTCACCTAACCTACtgagtcgagccctagtccTCTGGAGCTCCTCACGAGTAACCGCAGTAGTAGCCACCTCGCCCTCCACTACCTCCTCAAGCTCAGCGATCCTCTCACCCTGAGCACTAACCATCTGTCTCAACTCATCCACCTCCGCCTGTAAATCTAAGTTGGCGTTCACTAACTAACGAAACTCGTCGTCCAAGGCTAGCACAAGGTGGTTCGGATAGGCAAAGGTCAACCTACACGAACATCGAGGGTACCTATTAGAGGGCGAGTAGCGCACTTGAGCCCCTCCACCAAGAGCTCGGTAGTAAATGGGCCTAGGAGGCTCTACATGACCACTATCATGGCCAATCCCATTAGCTGCCGGAGTCCCGTTTTCATTTctcatccctgcaaaataattacacttttcgggttagaaactTAATCGCTAACTCGCACGGATGTCACTTACGGCATGCCTAACTTAGTCACTAACTTGCCCAAGTATCACTTGAAGTATGACTTAGTCATTCTATCTCAAGTCCTAAAGATAAGATTTCTAGTATAactcccaaatagatctctaacctaccgctctgataccaactgtgacgcccccatttctccctaagacgaaccaaacggtatccgcgggatgcctgcccaactctcgccaagactcaag
It contains:
- the LOC113766437 gene encoding uncharacterized protein LOC113766437 — protein: MTDILERLAERHGPGPLNQPGGQDRGEDRALERFLKFNPPKFIGETDPEIAENWLERMINIFATLDYTNDRRVNFTAFQFEGVAQKREDEFIKLKQRTLSVAKYEGKFTKFSKYASKLVINERKRIRRFVQGFNVKIQEGIAAAQISTFTETLEKAQRVESARMQVRDFHNWKRNFSSRTSGQTSKNTQPSKNGRGMGGIRTIGARVSLSKGGRSGSIQAKGVSSSGSAVTPQVTCGYCGKPNHSENDCWRKSRKCLVCGSVEHQLAGCPKAPKLGGNPQRSEKSTSKQTSAGGSRPKVPARVYALDHQQIPDATEVVEGGGVDEESDGSRSPSPARRLAVKLVGVVELSWWRSWKCRVVSDSLPSAHGQNRNEELPVTFPSSRL